One Aerosakkonema funiforme FACHB-1375 genomic region harbors:
- a CDS encoding DUF3318 domain-containing protein — protein MTSYATSSARSEMSELRRLKGLLPPEMQSWVTVEGTTEVNPPLIRCEEIGKDQVEIQIDLVKWDQLAMDQRNLLFWHEVARIQNDTIPRDGWEMAALAIGLGGAVGELWVQDGLLLLLALGLCGVSGWRLYQKNNGERTLKEAIDADEKAIALATRFGYSLPNAYKSLGSALKAMIDLTPAKRQRSKYEARLQALKRSANKAKAKMKASREDYQSEDIYG, from the coding sequence ATGACATCCTATGCAACTTCCTCTGCTAGATCGGAAATGAGCGAACTGCGGCGTTTAAAAGGATTACTGCCGCCAGAAATGCAGAGTTGGGTCACGGTTGAAGGCACAACCGAGGTGAATCCACCCCTGATTCGCTGTGAAGAAATTGGCAAAGACCAGGTGGAAATCCAAATTGACCTGGTGAAATGGGATCAACTGGCAATGGATCAGCGCAATTTGCTGTTCTGGCACGAAGTCGCCCGCATTCAAAACGATACAATTCCCAGAGATGGTTGGGAAATGGCAGCGCTGGCGATCGGCTTGGGTGGCGCTGTGGGAGAATTGTGGGTACAAGATGGTTTGTTGCTGCTGTTGGCACTGGGACTTTGCGGCGTGTCAGGTTGGCGACTTTATCAAAAGAATAACGGCGAACGCACCCTCAAGGAAGCGATCGACGCCGACGAAAAAGCGATCGCACTCGCCACCCGTTTCGGCTATTCTCTCCCCAATGCCTACAAAAGTCTCGGTAGCGCTTTAAAAGCGATGATCGACTTGACTCCCGCTAAACGTCAGCGCAGCAAATACGAAGCGCGACTGCAAGCGCTCAAACGTAGCGCCAACAAGGCAAAAGCCAAAATGAAAGC